Proteins from one Setaria italica strain Yugu1 chromosome V, Setaria_italica_v2.0, whole genome shotgun sequence genomic window:
- the LOC101768279 gene encoding uncharacterized protein LOC101768279 — protein MHAAPTTAAVAMPAAVTHDDLSLRKAQERRAARSSGQVAVALVALSVICGLVAFILCLAAEGSRSEVSYYLMSVGGSQDQLDVCFYNSSGRTALAYAVGAFILLAVAMFAEHAYMLVAVAVPDSASAGLAVAQDHPRVASSAATLTWQTCCLFFLTWICFGLAEVLLMIGIGIESGHISDWRKPRPVCHRVRPGMFAAAGILGLITVVVGFVVYVTAVQAQRLRGQQHYGGGHFVGHGAPYPGVQHQHLRPPMPHPHPHPHPAPTAPGAPEITAAPCQVEPSRASLITKEVAEV, from the exons ATGCacgcggcgccgacgacggcggcggtggcgatgccggcggcggtgacccACGACGACCTGTCCCTCCGCAAGGCGCAGGAGCGCCGTGCCGCGCGGTCCAGCGGCCAGGTCGCCGTCGCCCTCGTCGCGCTCTCCGTCATCTGCGGCCTCGTCGCCTTCATCCTCTGCCTCGCCGCCGAGGGCTCGCGCTCCGAG GTGTCGTACTACCTGATGAGCGTGGGCGGCAGCCAGGACCAGCTGGACGTGTGCTTCTACAACAGCAGCGGCCGCACCGCGCTCGCCTACGCCGTCGGCGCCTTCATcctgctcgccgtcgccatgTTCGCCGAGCACGCCTAcatgctcgtcgccgtcgcagTGCCGgactccgcctccgccggcctcgccgtcgcgcaGGACCACCCGCGCGTCGCGTCGTCCGCCGCCACGCTCACCTGGCAGACCTgctgcctcttcttcctcacaTG GATCTGCTTCGGGCTCGCCGAGGTGCTGCTCATGATCGGGATCGGCATCGAGTCCGGCCACATCAGCGACTGGCGGAAGCCGCGGCCAGTGTGCCACCGGGTGCGGCCGGGGATGTTCGCGGCCGCGGGGATCCTGGGGCTCatcaccgtcgtcgtcggctTCGTGGTCTACGTCACGGCCGTGCAGGCGcagcgcctgcgcgggcagcAGCACTACGGCGGCGGCCACTTCGTCGGCCACGGCGCTCCCTACCCGGGCGTCCAGCACCAGCACCTCCGCCCGCCGATGCCGCACCCCCATCCCCACCCTCATCCGGCGCCGACCGCGCCAGGCGCGCCGGAGATAACGGCGGCGCCGTGTCAGGTGGAGCCCAGCCGTGCGTCCCTCATCACCAAGGAGGTCGCCGAAGTGTGA